In Hydrogenovibrio thermophilus, the following are encoded in one genomic region:
- the purH gene encoding bifunctional phosphoribosylaminoimidazolecarboxamide formyltransferase/IMP cyclohydrolase, with amino-acid sequence MKPVRRALISVSDKTGILEFAKALTDMNVAILSTGGTYKALSEAGLPVTEVSQYTGFPEMMDGRVKTLHPKIHGGLLGRRGTDDAVMAEHGIDPIDMVVVNLYPFEATVAKPDCSLEDAIENIDIGGPTMLRSAAKNHKDVAVVTDPADYDRILSEMQANNGQLAHATRFDLAIKTFEQTARYDGAISNYFGKMFSEDEADTFPRTYNTQYVKKQSMRYGENPHQSAAFYTERNASEASVSTAEQLQGKALSFNNIADTDAALELVKTFDDTACVIVKHANPCGVSIGNSVFEAYDRAYKTDPTSAFGGIIAFNRELDAETAQAIIDRQFVEVIIAPSVSDEARQAVSSKQNVRLLVCGELGEQQPAYDYKRVTGGLLVQDRDLGTVAESDLKVVTKRAPTEKEMADLQFAWKVAKYVKSNAIVYVKDGMTIGVGAGQMSRVYSAKIAGIKAADEGLEVPGSVMASDAFFPFRDGIDAAAEAGITAVIHPGGSMRDQEVIDAADEHGIAMVFTGMRHFKH; translated from the coding sequence ATGAAACCTGTTCGTCGCGCCCTCATTAGCGTTTCAGACAAAACCGGCATTCTTGAGTTTGCCAAAGCCCTCACCGACATGAACGTCGCCATCCTGTCCACCGGTGGAACCTATAAGGCGCTGTCCGAAGCCGGTTTACCGGTGACGGAAGTCTCTCAATACACCGGTTTTCCGGAAATGATGGACGGCCGCGTCAAAACCCTACACCCGAAAATCCATGGCGGGCTATTGGGGCGTCGCGGCACCGACGACGCGGTGATGGCTGAACACGGTATCGACCCGATCGATATGGTGGTGGTGAATCTCTATCCGTTTGAAGCCACCGTGGCCAAGCCGGATTGCAGTCTGGAAGACGCCATTGAGAACATCGACATCGGCGGCCCGACCATGTTGCGTTCCGCCGCGAAGAACCACAAAGACGTCGCCGTCGTCACCGACCCGGCCGACTACGACCGCATCTTGTCGGAAATGCAAGCCAACAACGGTCAGCTGGCGCACGCCACCCGTTTCGATTTGGCCATCAAAACCTTCGAGCAAACCGCGCGCTACGACGGTGCCATCTCAAACTACTTCGGCAAAATGTTCAGTGAGGACGAAGCCGATACCTTCCCACGTACTTACAACACCCAGTATGTGAAAAAACAATCCATGCGCTACGGCGAAAACCCGCACCAATCGGCGGCGTTCTACACCGAGCGCAACGCCAGCGAAGCGTCGGTTTCCACAGCCGAACAGTTGCAAGGTAAGGCACTGTCTTTCAACAACATCGCCGATACCGACGCCGCATTGGAACTGGTCAAAACCTTCGACGACACCGCTTGCGTCATCGTGAAACACGCCAATCCATGTGGCGTTTCCATCGGTAACAGCGTGTTCGAAGCCTATGACCGCGCTTACAAAACCGACCCGACGTCCGCTTTCGGCGGCATCATCGCCTTTAACCGCGAGTTGGACGCCGAAACGGCCCAGGCGATTATCGACCGTCAATTCGTGGAAGTCATTATCGCGCCAAGCGTGTCCGACGAAGCCAGACAAGCTGTTTCCAGCAAGCAAAACGTTCGCCTACTGGTGTGTGGCGAATTGGGCGAACAGCAACCGGCTTATGACTACAAACGCGTCACCGGCGGCTTGCTGGTACAAGACCGCGATTTGGGCACGGTCGCCGAAAGCGATTTGAAAGTCGTCACCAAACGCGCGCCGACTGAAAAAGAAATGGCCGATTTGCAGTTCGCCTGGAAAGTCGCGAAATACGTGAAATCCAATGCCATCGTCTATGTGAAAGACGGCATGACCATTGGGGTGGGCGCCGGTCAAATGAGCCGTGTTTACTCCGCTAAAATCGCCGGCATCAAAGCCGCCGATGAAGGACTGGAAGTCCCGGGCTCCGTCATGGCTTCCGATGCGTTCTTCCCGTTCCGCGATGGCATCGACGCGGCCGCCGAAGCCGGCATCACTGCGGTGATTCACCCGGGCGGTTCCATGCGCGACCAGGAAGTCATAGATGCGGCGGACGAACACGGCATCGCGATGGTGTTCACCGGTATGCGCCACTTTAAACATTGA
- a CDS encoding late competence development ComFB family protein: protein MMSALETVHNYYERPVFNFIQENYRNSGLTDNQLADMACIALNRIAPRYIRHDIDMSFYMSGQEHLEIQARIEKAVKKAFKKVKKLDGIEDDADQDVD, encoded by the coding sequence ATGATGTCTGCTTTAGAAACCGTTCATAACTACTACGAAAGACCGGTGTTCAACTTTATTCAGGAAAACTACCGTAATTCCGGCCTGACGGATAACCAGCTGGCTGATATGGCCTGCATTGCCCTGAACCGTATCGCTCCCCGTTACATTCGTCACGATATCGATATGTCGTTTTACATGTCCGGACAGGAACACTTGGAAATTCAAGCCCGCATCGAAAAAGCGGTCAAAAAGGCCTTCAAAAAAGTGAAGAAATTGGACGGCATCGAAGATGACGCCGACCAGGATGTGGATTAA
- a CDS encoding helix-turn-helix domain-containing protein, whose product MTSKKTQTPADHALCTHVTNTLTNYFETLQDEVPSDVYQMVISQVERPMIEFVLHKTEFNQTRSAEILGINRNTLRKKIQQYKITQA is encoded by the coding sequence ATGACATCAAAAAAAACACAAACACCTGCGGACCATGCTCTTTGCACCCACGTCACCAATACGTTGACGAACTACTTCGAGACATTACAGGACGAAGTGCCGAGTGATGTCTATCAAATGGTCATCAGCCAAGTCGAGCGCCCGATGATCGAATTTGTCCTCCATAAGACCGAGTTCAACCAGACCCGCTCGGCGGAAATTTTGGGCATCAACCGCAATACCCTGAGAAAAAAAATACAACAATACAAAATCACCCAGGCCTGA
- the dusB gene encoding tRNA dihydrouridine synthase DusB: protein MTLPFEHPTLPSLALAPMAGVTDRVFRDICRENGADYAVSEMVASKKQLWQSAKSSTRHADQTEQAPRIVQLLGTEPEELVEAALWQQSQGADVIDLNMGCPAKKVCDVAAGSALLGQPDRVEAIFQAMTAALDIPVTVKIRTGVNTDNINAVDIAQMAEHYGLKAVTIHGRTWADKFQGQAEYDTIKAVKQQVALPVIANGDICHPKDAQFVLKYTGSNGLMVGRGAQGYPWIFREIRHFLTHGTLLAPPTMNEFHEVMIRHLSELETLYGAALGYKIARKHLGWYSQSLPAGTALRKEFNRFENTQAQLDLINRYFDTL, encoded by the coding sequence ATGACGCTCCCCTTTGAACACCCAACCCTTCCCAGCCTGGCCTTGGCACCGATGGCCGGTGTCACCGATCGGGTGTTTCGCGACATTTGCCGCGAAAACGGCGCGGACTATGCGGTGTCGGAAATGGTCGCGTCCAAAAAACAACTCTGGCAATCCGCCAAGTCGTCCACTCGCCATGCCGACCAAACGGAACAGGCACCGCGCATCGTTCAACTGCTCGGCACCGAACCGGAGGAACTGGTGGAAGCCGCCTTATGGCAACAATCCCAAGGCGCCGACGTCATTGATTTGAATATGGGCTGCCCCGCCAAAAAAGTGTGCGACGTGGCCGCCGGTTCCGCCCTGTTAGGTCAACCGGACCGGGTTGAAGCGATTTTCCAAGCCATGACGGCGGCACTCGACATTCCCGTCACGGTCAAAATCCGCACCGGCGTCAACACCGACAACATCAATGCGGTGGACATCGCACAGATGGCCGAACACTATGGCTTGAAAGCCGTCACTATCCATGGCCGCACCTGGGCAGACAAATTTCAAGGGCAAGCCGAATACGACACCATTAAAGCCGTCAAACAACAGGTTGCGCTGCCCGTGATTGCCAACGGCGATATTTGTCACCCAAAAGACGCGCAATTTGTATTAAAATACACAGGCTCAAATGGCCTCATGGTGGGTCGAGGCGCTCAGGGTTATCCTTGGATTTTCAGGGAGATACGTCATTTTCTCACCCACGGCACCTTGCTGGCACCGCCCACCATGAACGAATTCCATGAGGTGATGATTCGGCACCTTTCCGAACTGGAAACATTGTACGGAGCCGCGCTGGGTTACAAAATCGCCCGCAAGCATTTGGGCTGGTACAGTCAGTCCCTGCCGGCGGGTACGGCACTGCGAAAAGAATTTAACCGGTTTGAAAACACCCAAGCGCAACTCGACTTAATCAATCGTTATTTTGATACTCTATGA
- the purD gene encoding phosphoribosylamine--glycine ligase — protein sequence MNVLVIGSGGREHALAWKTAQSENVETVFVAPGNAGTALEPKLKNVAIAVEDLPGLVDFAQNNQVELTIVGPEVPLVLGVVDAFEAAGLKCFGPSKGAAQLEGSKAFSKDFLAKHQIPTAAYEVFTEIPPAVAYIEKMGAPIVVKADGLAAGKGVILADTEAEAIAAVEDMLAGNKFGDAGARVVIEEFLEGEEASFIVMADGEHILPMATSQDHKARDNGDTGPNTGGMGAYTPAPVVTRKIHDRIMADVIRPTIEGMAKDGLPYTGFLYAGVMVTADGTPKVLEFNCRFGDPETQPIMMRLQSNLEELCLAALDKKLDTVSAKWDSRAALGVVLAAGGYPDSYRKGDVIKGIDDANGVDTKVFHAGTATNDQGEVITSGGRVLCVTALGENVTEAQQKAYEAVTKIKWQDEYHRTDIGHRAIKREAIS from the coding sequence ATGAATGTATTAGTGATTGGAAGCGGCGGTCGTGAACATGCTTTGGCATGGAAAACGGCTCAGTCGGAAAACGTCGAAACCGTCTTCGTCGCGCCGGGCAATGCCGGAACCGCTCTGGAACCGAAACTGAAAAACGTTGCGATTGCAGTGGAAGATTTACCAGGCCTGGTCGATTTTGCTCAAAATAACCAAGTCGAACTGACCATCGTCGGCCCGGAAGTCCCGCTGGTGCTTGGCGTGGTCGATGCCTTTGAAGCCGCCGGTTTGAAGTGTTTTGGTCCCTCCAAAGGTGCCGCGCAGTTGGAAGGTTCCAAAGCCTTCTCCAAAGATTTCCTGGCCAAGCATCAAATTCCGACCGCGGCTTATGAAGTCTTTACCGAAATCCCGCCCGCGGTCGCCTACATTGAAAAAATGGGCGCACCGATTGTGGTGAAAGCCGATGGCTTGGCGGCCGGTAAAGGCGTCATCTTGGCCGACACCGAAGCCGAAGCAATCGCGGCGGTCGAAGACATGCTGGCCGGCAATAAATTCGGCGACGCCGGTGCCCGCGTAGTCATCGAAGAATTCCTGGAAGGCGAAGAAGCCAGCTTCATCGTCATGGCCGACGGCGAACACATCCTGCCGATGGCGACCTCTCAGGATCACAAGGCGCGCGACAATGGCGACACCGGTCCGAACACCGGTGGCATGGGCGCTTACACGCCGGCACCAGTCGTGACCCGTAAAATCCATGACCGCATTATGGCCGACGTCATCCGTCCGACCATCGAAGGCATGGCGAAAGACGGTTTGCCTTACACCGGTTTCCTATATGCCGGCGTGATGGTCACCGCCGACGGTACTCCGAAAGTCCTGGAATTCAACTGCCGTTTCGGCGATCCGGAAACCCAACCGATTATGATGCGTTTGCAATCGAACTTGGAAGAACTGTGCCTGGCGGCCTTGGATAAAAAGCTGGATACCGTATCCGCTAAATGGGATTCGCGTGCCGCTTTGGGTGTGGTGTTAGCGGCCGGAGGCTACCCGGACAGCTACCGTAAAGGCGACGTCATCAAAGGCATCGACGATGCCAACGGCGTTGACACCAAAGTGTTCCATGCCGGCACAGCCACCAACGACCAAGGCGAAGTGATCACCTCCGGTGGACGCGTGCTTTGCGTCACCGCATTGGGTGAAAACGTTACCGAAGCGCAGCAAAAAGCCTATGAAGCCGTGACCAAAATCAAATGGCAGGACGAATACCATCGTACCGACATCGGTCACCGTGCCATCAAACGCGAAGCGATTAGCTGA
- the accB gene encoding acetyl-CoA carboxylase biotin carboxyl carrier protein, whose translation MDIRSIRKLIEIVEQSDIAEIEIKEGEHNIRITRSKEPVMVSAPAATYQAAPMAPAAAPASAPAASESTSEEAPAAEVSGHSVTSPMVGTFYSSPSPDADAFVSVGDQVSAGDTLCIIEAMKIMNPIEADVSGTVKKILVQNAEPVEFGQALFIIE comes from the coding sequence ATGGATATTCGTTCAATTCGCAAATTGATTGAAATTGTTGAACAATCTGACATCGCCGAGATCGAAATCAAGGAAGGCGAGCACAACATCCGCATTACCCGCAGCAAAGAACCGGTCATGGTTTCCGCACCGGCCGCCACTTATCAAGCGGCGCCAATGGCCCCTGCGGCGGCTCCGGCTTCCGCTCCAGCGGCATCCGAATCGACTTCCGAAGAAGCCCCTGCGGCGGAGGTCAGCGGTCACAGCGTGACTTCACCAATGGTCGGCACCTTCTATTCCTCACCGTCCCCGGACGCCGACGCTTTCGTCAGCGTGGGTGACCAAGTCTCTGCCGGCGACACCCTTTGCATCATTGAAGCCATGAAAATCATGAACCCGATCGAAGCCGACGTTTCCGGAACCGTGAAAAAGATTCTGGTCCAAAACGCCGAGCCGGTTGAATTCGGTCAAGCCTTGTTCATCATCGAATAA
- the accC gene encoding acetyl-CoA carboxylase biotin carboxylase subunit has translation MIEKILIANRGEIALRVLRACKEMGIKTVAVHSTADANLKHVLLADESVCIGPAPSSESYLNIPAIIAAAEITDAEAIHPGYGFLSENADFAERVEESGFAFIGPKAETIRIMGDKVSAIKAMKAAGVPTVPGSGGPLGDNDEENKRLAKEIGYPIIIKASGGGGGRGMRVVHTESNLVKSIQLTKSEAGSFFGNPEVYMEKFLETPRHIEIQVLADGQGNAIHLGERDCSMQRRHQKVVEEAPAPGITEEQRNKIGQACVNACIEIGYRGAGTFEFLYEKGEFYFIEMNTRLQVEHPVTEQVTGIDLVKAQIEIAMGNPLTIKQEDVVLTGHAIECRINAENPSKNFIPSPGRIDRLHLAGGIGVRWDSHIYTGYPVPPNYDSMIGKLICFGPNRESAIARMDTALDELIIQGIDTNIRMQREIMNDLGFCEGEQNIHYLEHRLEHLV, from the coding sequence ATGATTGAAAAAATCCTGATTGCCAACCGCGGAGAGATCGCCCTACGGGTATTAAGAGCCTGTAAGGAAATGGGCATCAAAACCGTTGCGGTTCATTCCACGGCGGATGCCAACCTCAAGCACGTTTTGCTGGCGGACGAATCCGTTTGCATCGGCCCGGCACCGTCCTCTGAAAGTTATTTGAACATTCCGGCCATTATCGCCGCGGCGGAAATCACCGACGCGGAAGCCATCCACCCGGGTTATGGCTTTTTGTCTGAAAACGCCGACTTTGCCGAACGCGTCGAAGAAAGCGGTTTTGCTTTCATCGGTCCGAAAGCGGAAACCATCCGCATTATGGGCGACAAAGTCTCCGCCATCAAAGCCATGAAAGCCGCCGGCGTCCCGACGGTTCCCGGTTCCGGCGGCCCTTTGGGCGACAACGATGAAGAAAACAAGCGCCTTGCCAAAGAAATCGGCTACCCGATTATCATCAAGGCCTCCGGCGGCGGCGGCGGACGCGGCATGCGTGTAGTGCACACCGAATCCAACCTGGTGAAATCCATCCAACTGACCAAATCCGAAGCCGGCAGCTTTTTCGGCAACCCGGAAGTCTATATGGAAAAATTCCTGGAAACGCCACGCCACATTGAAATCCAGGTACTGGCCGACGGCCAAGGCAATGCCATCCACCTGGGCGAGCGCGATTGTTCCATGCAACGTCGCCACCAAAAAGTGGTGGAAGAAGCGCCGGCACCGGGCATTACCGAAGAACAACGTAACAAAATTGGCCAGGCCTGCGTCAACGCCTGCATCGAAATCGGTTACCGCGGAGCCGGGACCTTTGAGTTCCTGTATGAAAAAGGCGAGTTCTATTTCATTGAAATGAACACCCGTCTGCAAGTGGAGCACCCGGTCACCGAACAGGTCACCGGCATCGATTTGGTCAAAGCGCAAATCGAAATCGCCATGGGTAACCCGCTTACCATCAAACAGGAAGACGTGGTACTGACGGGGCACGCCATCGAGTGTCGTATCAATGCCGAAAACCCATCGAAAAACTTCATTCCGTCACCGGGACGAATCGATCGTCTGCACTTGGCCGGCGGCATCGGGGTTCGCTGGGATTCACACATCTATACCGGCTATCCGGTGCCACCGAACTACGATTCCATGATCGGCAAATTGATTTGCTTCGGTCCGAACCGTGAATCGGCGATTGCACGAATGGATACGGCATTGGATGAATTGATTATTCAAGGCATCGATACCAACATTCGCATGCAACGCGAGATCATGAACGATCTGGGCTTCTGCGAAGGCGAGCAAAACATCCATTATCTGGAGCACCGCTTGGAACACTTGGTTTAA
- a CDS encoding nitric oxide reductase activation protein NorD, which yields MSFDMQEVKESLIESVPQLEEMLDSLIQEASHHMSEASRQTWLQNAQGIAYLGKGQQIVISYLEAVPQVVSQVEDEILDDVLETVMKLSSVTSGEVVALTLDSLPLVAERTGDIDLLRQYLALIYQLGSKTPRGLRPMLGIIDDLMSKLTVSGLRRWAQWGAQAHARNFQAQMDYFGLQSEDSKAVFQQQRKGSLFIDFHRPINFYLRAFWARDFFIRPAASDFDDFKPFYENMAMHLPDALNDLGDIKGAELYRAMAAHMASHLMYTSAAISMEQLNPQQMFFIELIEDARVEYNAIKQFPGLKKLWMKVAKAGMEAAELPENTTAYRLEQLAFALMDKEYPFDDEPLTMVVDQFHDQVEDNLENEKWSWDLGMTLYNVLNQAMSKWESLTDISRMRFPYRDDNRLVWASDEWGEMDGTGAGHQETVRKHVSVMEMVNEIDSELQDVDHDEVWVLNSEFFPYEDNGVSFNDMEGVDPVSDPVHYHEWDYRVQLNRPNWVTLYEHRAKKGDPELYDRILEQNKGIAHRIKQIVDKLQAVGLQRIRRIEDGDELDLNACVEAITALRMGQEPDPRITMKNVIRSREVSVVILLDLSESTNEYVTGEDKTVLEVTQEAAILVSHAINGIGDQFAVHGFSSDGRHDVQYTRFKQFEEPFDADVHAKLAGMQGGLSTRMGAAMRHAGAYLERQSSKQKLLLVITDGEPADIDEKDSQYLKQDAKKAVEELQTKGVYSYCLTIDQFADKYVQQIFGQNRYAIVDNVLRLPEKLPTLFANLTT from the coding sequence ATGAGTTTTGATATGCAGGAAGTCAAGGAATCCTTGATTGAAAGCGTTCCTCAGTTAGAGGAAATGCTGGATTCATTGATCCAAGAGGCTTCACACCACATGTCGGAGGCGTCGCGTCAGACCTGGTTGCAAAATGCCCAGGGGATTGCGTACCTCGGTAAAGGGCAACAGATTGTCATCAGTTATCTGGAAGCCGTGCCGCAAGTTGTGTCGCAGGTCGAAGATGAAATTCTGGATGACGTTCTGGAAACGGTGATGAAATTGTCGTCGGTGACATCCGGTGAAGTGGTGGCTTTGACATTGGATTCGTTGCCGTTGGTTGCGGAAAGAACCGGCGATATCGACCTGCTGAGACAATACCTGGCGCTAATTTACCAATTGGGCTCCAAAACCCCGCGTGGTTTGAGACCGATGCTGGGCATCATCGATGATTTGATGTCGAAGCTGACCGTCTCCGGCTTGCGACGCTGGGCGCAATGGGGGGCGCAAGCACACGCCCGTAATTTCCAGGCGCAGATGGATTATTTCGGTTTGCAATCGGAAGATTCCAAGGCGGTGTTCCAGCAGCAGCGTAAAGGCTCGCTGTTCATCGATTTTCATCGTCCGATCAACTTTTATTTGCGAGCGTTTTGGGCGCGCGATTTCTTCATTCGCCCGGCGGCGTCGGATTTCGATGATTTCAAACCGTTCTATGAAAACATGGCCATGCACTTGCCGGATGCCTTGAACGATTTGGGCGACATCAAAGGGGCGGAATTGTATCGTGCCATGGCCGCGCACATGGCGTCGCACTTGATGTACACCTCGGCCGCGATTTCGATGGAACAGTTAAACCCGCAACAGATGTTCTTTATCGAACTGATTGAGGACGCGCGCGTTGAATACAATGCCATCAAACAGTTCCCAGGCTTGAAAAAGCTGTGGATGAAAGTAGCCAAAGCCGGAATGGAAGCGGCGGAACTGCCGGAAAATACCACGGCGTATCGCTTGGAACAGTTGGCTTTTGCGTTGATGGATAAAGAATACCCGTTTGACGATGAGCCGTTGACGATGGTGGTGGACCAGTTCCACGATCAGGTCGAAGACAACCTGGAAAACGAAAAATGGTCTTGGGATTTGGGGATGACTTTGTATAACGTCCTGAACCAGGCCATGAGCAAATGGGAATCCTTGACCGACATCAGCCGGATGCGTTTCCCATATCGTGACGACAACCGTTTGGTGTGGGCGTCTGACGAGTGGGGCGAAATGGATGGCACCGGTGCAGGGCACCAGGAAACCGTACGCAAGCACGTGTCGGTCATGGAAATGGTCAATGAAATCGATTCCGAACTGCAAGACGTTGACCATGATGAAGTCTGGGTGCTGAATTCAGAATTCTTCCCGTATGAAGACAACGGCGTTTCCTTTAACGATATGGAAGGTGTCGATCCGGTGTCCGACCCGGTTCATTACCATGAATGGGATTACCGTGTGCAGTTGAACCGCCCGAATTGGGTCACCTTGTACGAACATCGTGCCAAGAAGGGCGATCCGGAATTGTATGACCGAATTCTGGAACAGAACAAAGGCATCGCACATCGCATCAAGCAAATCGTCGATAAACTGCAAGCCGTTGGTTTGCAGCGTATCCGCCGCATCGAAGATGGGGATGAACTGGATTTGAATGCCTGTGTGGAAGCGATTACCGCGTTGCGCATGGGACAGGAACCGGATCCGCGCATCACCATGAAAAACGTGATTCGCAGCCGGGAAGTGTCGGTGGTGATTCTGCTGGATTTATCCGAATCCACCAATGAATATGTCACTGGTGAAGACAAAACGGTACTGGAAGTGACGCAGGAAGCCGCGATTTTGGTGTCCCACGCCATTAATGGTATCGGTGACCAGTTTGCGGTCCACGGCTTCTCGTCCGACGGGCGTCATGATGTTCAGTACACACGTTTCAAACAGTTCGAAGAGCCGTTTGATGCCGATGTACACGCCAAACTGGCCGGTATGCAAGGCGGTTTGTCGACCCGTATGGGCGCCGCGATGCGTCACGCCGGGGCGTATCTGGAAAGACAATCCAGCAAGCAAAAATTGTTGTTGGTGATTACCGACGGTGAACCGGCCGACATCGACGAAAAAGACAGCCAGTATTTGAAGCAGGACGCGAAAAAGGCGGTTGAAGAGTTGCAAACCAAAGGGGTGTACTCTTATTGTTTGACCATCGATCAGTTTGCCGACAAATATGTGCAGCAGATTTTCGGTCAGAACCGCTATGCGATTGTCGATAACGTCTTGCGTTTGCCGGAAAAATTGCCGACACTGTTCGCCAACCTAACCACATAA
- a CDS encoding CbbQ/NirQ/NorQ/GpvN family protein → MSEINALDPSQYMIKDEPFYRPVSDEIELFESGYASRMPIMLKGPTGCGKSRFVEYMAHKLGKPLITVACNEDMTASDLVGRYLIDINGTKWQDGPLTVAARIGAICYLDEVVEARQDTTVVIHPLTDHRRVLPLDKKGELVEAHPDFQLVISYNPGYQSMMKDLKQSTKQRFGGFKFDYPEEAVEADIVAKEAGIDQATAEKLVQIAQRSRNLKGHGLDEGISTRLLVYAAQLINKGVDPKKACTMALITPLTDDDDILDTLLTTVDTFFE, encoded by the coding sequence ATGTCGGAAATTAATGCCTTAGATCCTAGCCAATACATGATTAAAGACGAACCGTTTTACCGTCCGGTATCGGATGAAATCGAATTGTTCGAGTCCGGATATGCCTCCCGAATGCCGATTATGTTGAAAGGCCCGACGGGGTGCGGTAAGTCGCGTTTTGTAGAATACATGGCGCACAAACTCGGTAAACCGTTAATCACGGTGGCGTGTAACGAAGACATGACCGCTTCCGATTTGGTCGGGCGTTACCTGATCGATATCAACGGGACTAAATGGCAGGATGGTCCTTTGACTGTCGCCGCGCGTATTGGCGCCATCTGCTATCTGGATGAGGTGGTCGAAGCCCGTCAGGACACCACGGTTGTGATTCATCCCTTGACGGACCACCGTCGCGTGCTGCCATTGGACAAAAAAGGTGAGCTGGTCGAAGCCCACCCGGATTTCCAATTGGTGATTTCCTATAACCCGGGTTATCAGTCGATGATGAAAGACTTGAAACAATCCACCAAGCAGCGTTTCGGTGGGTTCAAGTTCGACTATCCGGAAGAAGCGGTGGAAGCCGACATCGTTGCCAAAGAAGCGGGCATTGATCAAGCCACGGCCGAGAAGCTGGTTCAAATCGCGCAACGTTCCCGTAACCTGAAAGGGCACGGTCTGGACGAAGGGATTTCCACCCGTCTATTGGTGTACGCCGCGCAGTTAATTAACAAGGGTGTTGATCCGAAGAAAGCCTGTACGATGGCTTTGATTACGCCATTGACCGACGACGATGACATTTTGGATACCCTCTTGACCACAGTCGATACTTTCTTTGAATAA
- the prmA gene encoding 50S ribosomal protein L11 methyltransferase, protein MAWIQINATVEEALAEPLSDAFMEVGACSVTFEDAKDQPIFEPELGTTPIWQHTRVVGLFDAETDTQAIVSSLENLLPGIAATQYKVEALEDKDWVRAWMDQFEPMRFGQRLWIVPSWHTPPEPDAVNLMLDPGMAFGTGTHPTTSLCLTWLDQHAPTGLNVIDYGCGSGVLALAAQKLGAADVRGTDIDPQAIIASEQNAERNQADIDFKLVKDFQAAPVDLLVANILAGPLKELAPEFIRLLKPEGTLVLSGLLTNQAPELIAFYDQQGFALLEQQDLDDWSLLCFQKNA, encoded by the coding sequence ATGGCCTGGATTCAAATCAATGCCACTGTCGAAGAAGCTCTTGCGGAACCGCTTTCCGATGCCTTTATGGAAGTCGGCGCCTGTTCCGTCACCTTTGAAGACGCCAAGGACCAACCCATTTTTGAACCGGAACTCGGCACCACGCCGATTTGGCAACACACCCGCGTGGTGGGGTTATTCGATGCCGAAACCGATACACAAGCCATTGTGTCCAGCCTGGAAAATCTTCTACCCGGCATCGCCGCCACGCAATACAAAGTTGAAGCGCTGGAAGACAAAGATTGGGTGCGCGCCTGGATGGACCAGTTCGAACCGATGCGGTTCGGCCAACGATTGTGGATTGTACCGAGCTGGCACACACCACCGGAGCCGGATGCCGTCAACCTGATGCTGGACCCCGGCATGGCATTCGGCACCGGCACTCACCCAACCACCTCTTTGTGTTTAACCTGGCTGGACCAACACGCACCGACCGGCCTGAACGTCATCGACTACGGTTGCGGTTCCGGCGTTCTGGCCTTGGCGGCGCAAAAGTTGGGCGCGGCTGACGTCCGCGGCACCGACATCGACCCGCAAGCCATTATCGCCAGCGAACAAAATGCCGAACGCAACCAGGCCGACATCGACTTTAAACTGGTCAAGGACTTCCAAGCCGCCCCGGTGGATTTACTGGTGGCCAACATTCTCGCCGGCCCACTCAAAGAACTGGCGCCAGAATTCATCCGTTTACTGAAACCGGAAGGCACCTTGGTGCTTTCAGGCCTGTTGACCAACCAAGCGCCGGAACTCATCGCCTTCTATGACCAGCAGGGCTTTGCCCTACTGGAACAGCAAGACCTAGACGACTGGTCCCTGCTGTGTTTCCAAAAGAACGCTTAA